A region of Bombyx mori chromosome 13, ASM3026992v2 DNA encodes the following proteins:
- the LOC134199928 gene encoding uncharacterized protein LOC134199928: MRYSSGTEPKHSYSEVPSGRDRVTMMNENRVTMMNENRVTMENVGHFSTINSNVKSVAQSNSTEHQVRLRPILSVQMLGIRGNALLDTGAKSSVAGALLYELLLKHNHPCEETRRRVRLADGSARTRRVLLTTLEVRISPERRMETSLGWGEPQPFTPSTTLIPVIIRLYRYRRIGSLLCFNSEERFSQSICSGHCQKESRGSDGYSW; this comes from the exons atgcgttactcgagtggtaccgaaccaaaacatagttattccgaggtaccaagtggccgcgatagggtgaccatgatgaacgaaaatagggtgaccatgatgaacgaaaatagggtgaccatggaaaacgtcggacatttttcgacaattaattctaatgtgaaaagtgttgcccagagtaactctactgagcaccaggttaggttaagaccaattttaagtgttcaaatgttaggtatacgaggtaatgctttgttggatacgggagctaagagtagcgttgccggagcgttgctttatgaattgctgttaaagcataaccatccgtgtgaggaaaccaggcgtcgggtgaggcttgcagacggttccgcgcgcacccgccgagttttgctcactactctagaagtaaggataagtcccgaaag gagaatggagacatctttagggtggggggagccccaaccctttacgccgagcaccacattgataccggtgatcatccgcctatatcggtaccgccgtataggctcactcctgtgcttcaacagcgaggagaggttctcgcaatcgatttgttcg